Proteins co-encoded in one Planctomycetota bacterium genomic window:
- a CDS encoding radical SAM protein — protein MSDVRGIVFDVQRAAYHDGPGLRTVVFLKGCPLRCPWCHNPESQRLTPEQRTAADGSAKTVGREMGVGEVMDIVRRDDAFYRSSGGGMTISGGEPMMQPEFAVALLSAARDAGVHTCLDTSGAVSADRLRRTLPYTDLYHFDYKITGDAEHRAMVGAPADLVLDNLRMLAEAGARIQLRCPIITGVNDTAEHFDAIKQLRDTLQLGGVELLPYHDAGVGKWRDEATVRFRLPQADEVARWNKLVG, from the coding sequence ATGAGCGACGTGCGAGGCATCGTGTTCGATGTTCAGCGTGCGGCCTATCACGACGGGCCGGGCTTGCGGACGGTGGTGTTTCTCAAGGGCTGCCCGCTGCGTTGTCCGTGGTGCCACAACCCCGAGTCGCAACGGCTCACCCCCGAACAACGGACCGCCGCGGACGGGTCAGCGAAGACGGTCGGCCGGGAGATGGGCGTCGGCGAGGTGATGGACATCGTCCGGCGTGACGATGCGTTCTACCGAAGCAGCGGTGGCGGGATGACGATCTCGGGCGGCGAGCCGATGATGCAGCCCGAGTTCGCGGTGGCGTTACTCTCGGCCGCGCGGGATGCGGGGGTTCATACCTGCCTCGACACGTCTGGTGCAGTCAGTGCCGATCGGCTGCGACGGACCTTGCCGTACACGGATCTGTATCACTTCGACTACAAGATCACCGGTGATGCCGAGCATCGCGCGATGGTCGGCGCGCCGGCCGATTTGGTACTGGACAATCTCCGCATGCTCGCCGAAGCCGGTGCACGGATTCAACTGCGTTGCCCGATCATCACCGGCGTTAACGACACCGCCGAGCACTTCGACGCGATCAAGCAACTGCGCGACACGCTGCAACTGGGTGGCGTTGAGTTGTTGCCGTACCACGACGCTGGCGTCGGTAAGTGGCGCGACGAGGCCACGGTCCGGTTCCGCTTGCCACAAGCTGACGAGGTGGCGCGGTGGAACAAACTTGTCGGGTGA